A window of the Jeotgalibacillus aurantiacus genome harbors these coding sequences:
- a CDS encoding MFS transporter, whose translation MKNLFGDSRFRLILLANLASSIGSGITMIAIPWLLVTSENGSEVFGYITLTMTAISFIITPLIGQLIDRMSRKNLLLISKIVSLIVIGTFSFSGFLGLSFETWHYIIIYFTGSLYYTIFYPTMFALNQELFTSSQYKSLNGTMEVQGQLSSVIAGGVASVLLVNWGIHQILLLNVAAYMAAIILFIRIPYIKRSKKDPNEANRSTENAYTYIKNQPALFYVLLLTTMPFIGVMVTNYMFPVYLAEVLEASGSIYGIKEMMYAIGAVTAGLIVPLVMVKLGPGRAMVYGMIIYTLAISLVLLANIPAFLALMFFIAIGNSGTRVARNSFMMDQIPNQLIGRIDGLFRTIGLMLRMILLGLFTGLVSAELIAVCFMILSLVMITSVLGVVVAWRRGLHVVQSINSEENTQAV comes from the coding sequence ATGAAGAATTTATTTGGAGATAGCAGATTTCGGCTGATTTTACTGGCAAATCTCGCCTCATCAATCGGCTCTGGCATTACTATGATCGCGATACCCTGGCTGCTTGTGACGAGCGAAAATGGCAGTGAGGTTTTTGGTTATATTACGCTCACGATGACGGCGATCAGTTTCATTATTACGCCACTCATCGGGCAACTTATTGACCGGATGTCACGTAAAAATCTGCTTTTAATCAGTAAGATTGTGAGTTTGATTGTCATCGGCACTTTTTCATTCAGCGGCTTTTTGGGACTATCATTTGAAACGTGGCATTATATCATTATTTATTTCACCGGAAGTCTGTATTACACCATTTTCTATCCGACGATGTTTGCGCTGAACCAGGAGCTGTTTACGAGCAGTCAGTACAAGTCACTCAATGGCACCATGGAGGTTCAGGGTCAGCTGTCGAGCGTCATCGCTGGTGGAGTCGCCAGTGTGTTGCTGGTCAATTGGGGCATCCACCAGATTCTACTGCTAAATGTAGCAGCGTATATGGCAGCCATCATTTTATTCATCAGAATTCCTTACATAAAGCGTTCGAAAAAGGATCCGAACGAAGCGAATCGTTCAACTGAAAATGCCTATACGTATATCAAAAACCAGCCGGCGCTATTTTACGTTCTGTTGCTGACAACCATGCCGTTCATCGGCGTTATGGTCACGAATTACATGTTCCCGGTCTATCTGGCTGAGGTGCTGGAAGCCTCAGGTAGCATTTATGGTATTAAGGAAATGATGTATGCGATAGGTGCTGTCACAGCAGGGCTGATCGTGCCTCTTGTAATGGTAAAGTTGGGACCGGGCCGGGCGATGGTTTACGGCATGATCATTTACACCTTAGCGATTTCACTCGTTTTATTGGCCAATATCCCAGCATTCCTCGCACTCATGTTTTTTATTGCCATCGGAAACAGCGGTACCCGTGTCGCACGAAATTCCTTTATGATGGACCAGATTCCAAACCAGTTGATCGGGAGAATCGACGGCCTTTTTCGAACGATCGGGCTCATGCTGCGAATGATTCTGCTCGGATTGTTTACAGGACTTGTGTCTGCGGAGCTGATTGCGGTGTGTTTTATGATACTGAGTTTAGTGATGATCACGAGTGTTTTGGGGGTTGTGGTTGCTTGGAGGAGAGGGCTCCATGTCGTTCAATCAATAAATTCAGAAGAAAATACACAAGCAGTCTAG
- a CDS encoding CGNR zinc finger domain-containing protein: protein MNTETENLVSFLNTWSISNATRQAEEALHDQSALVNFAKKHFQSDPGESLNDTLSFRNLVREMLKEHDFTVLNTLIDEQIKFEVHATENKYVLKPVALKNSMTANLLIIIVQLAQEQQFHRLKMCPDCQYVFFDESKSGTKKWCSMTKRSESGRACGTIAKVRTFRNKE, encoded by the coding sequence ATGAATACAGAAACAGAGAATTTAGTATCTTTTTTGAATACCTGGTCTATATCAAATGCTACAAGGCAGGCAGAAGAAGCGCTTCATGATCAGTCAGCATTGGTCAATTTTGCAAAGAAGCATTTTCAATCTGACCCAGGGGAATCCTTGAATGATACCCTCTCTTTTAGGAATCTAGTAAGGGAAATGCTGAAAGAGCATGATTTCACTGTGTTAAATACTTTGATCGATGAGCAGATAAAGTTCGAGGTTCATGCCACAGAAAACAAGTATGTACTAAAACCCGTTGCTCTTAAAAATAGCATGACTGCAAACCTGCTAATCATTATCGTTCAGCTTGCACAAGAACAGCAGTTCCACAGATTGAAAATGTGCCCTGATTGTCAATATGTCTTTTTTGATGAGTCGAAAAGCGGGACGAAAAAGTGGTGCAGTATGACGAAGCGAAGTGAGAGTGGACGAGCTTGCGGGACGATTGCGAAGGTGCGGACTTTTAGAAATAAAGAATAG
- a CDS encoding DUF6440 family protein, translated as MFYRGNHNEEENRFIVKSFQRIPDYGRITVFVDTETGVHYMHTWMGQSGGLTPLLDENGEVVVEKPE; from the coding sequence ATGTTCTATCGTGGCAACCATAACGAGGAGGAAAATCGTTTTATCGTGAAATCTTTTCAAAGAATACCTGATTACGGAAGAATCACCGTGTTTGTCGATACGGAGACAGGTGTGCATTACATGCATACGTGGATGGGGCAGAGCGGAGGCTTAACACCGCTGCTCGATGAAAACGGTGAAGTGGTTGTAGAGAAGCCGGAGTGA